A region of Pseudomonadota bacterium DNA encodes the following proteins:
- a CDS encoding transposase, which produces MLPESFTMCLGLFQGCFTAPSFQRFVTLVRGWVLCTGKHTVTGVMRAAGVVGYREHSGYHRFFSRGAWHPDQVGLVLARWVLRLLSANETVVLSLDDTLARHTGKRIASAGMHRDPLLSTATRPFWHFGHTWVVLAVVVSAPWGKCYSLPVLMRLYRTEKVNRRAGRRHWKKTELGAQMLEVVSKAFATRHFVVVADNAYVNRSVVRTLPERFHLVGRGRLDAALYAPPPRYRGMGRPRVRGQRLASPKERLHRRWRSVETQVYGRSTKLQVQVFDALWYIVGRERKLRIVMIRGWPGHSRDDVLVSTDLSLRAELLIELYCRRWSLEETFGWAKSRLGFEEPQKPHRTRRAAYRSDGTVALFARHMLVSDVGAPPGPASHARRSVAALQTQPELRRHVGASTAPKLDLVGF; this is translated from the coding sequence ATGCTACCGGAAAGCTTTACCATGTGCTTGGGCTTGTTTCAGGGTTGCTTCACGGCACCAAGTTTTCAGCGCTTTGTTACCTTGGTCAGGGGTTGGGTGCTGTGTACAGGTAAGCACACGGTGACCGGTGTGATGCGAGCGGCCGGGGTGGTCGGGTACAGGGAGCACAGTGGCTACCATCGATTTTTCAGCCGGGGAGCGTGGCATCCAGACCAGGTGGGATTGGTGCTGGCACGTTGGGTGCTGAGGCTGCTGTCCGCAAACGAGACCGTCGTACTGAGCCTGGACGACACGTTGGCGCGGCACACAGGCAAGCGTATCGCGTCGGCCGGGATGCATCGCGACCCGCTGTTGTCCACCGCGACTCGCCCGTTCTGGCACTTCGGTCACACCTGGGTGGTGCTGGCCGTGGTAGTGAGCGCGCCGTGGGGCAAGTGCTACTCGCTCCCGGTGCTGATGCGGCTGTACCGTACGGAGAAGGTCAATAGGCGAGCGGGAAGGCGACATTGGAAAAAGACGGAGCTGGGTGCGCAGATGCTCGAGGTGGTATCGAAAGCCTTTGCGACACGGCATTTCGTGGTGGTCGCCGACAATGCCTACGTCAATCGCTCGGTGGTGCGCACGCTGCCTGAGCGGTTTCATCTGGTGGGCCGCGGGCGGCTTGACGCGGCGCTGTATGCGCCGCCGCCACGATATCGGGGGATGGGTCGACCGCGGGTGCGGGGGCAGAGGTTGGCCTCGCCCAAAGAACGGCTGCACCGGCGCTGGCGTAGCGTCGAAACGCAGGTGTATGGTCGTAGCACCAAGCTTCAGGTCCAGGTTTTCGATGCGCTGTGGTATATCGTCGGGCGCGAGCGCAAACTGCGCATCGTGATGATCCGGGGCTGGCCTGGACATAGCCGCGACGACGTGCTTGTCAGCACGGACCTGTCGTTGCGGGCCGAACTCCTCATCGAGCTGTACTGCCGGCGTTGGTCGCTTGAGGAGACCTTCGGCTGGGCCAAGAGCCGGCTGGGCTTCGAAGAGCCCCAAAAACCGCACCGAACACGCCGTGCAGCGTACCGCTCCGATGGCACTGTGGCTCTATTCGCTCGTCACATGCTGGTATCTGACGTGGGCGCGCCGCCGGGTCCGGCTTCCCATGCGCGCCGCTCCGTGGCAGCGCTCCAAACACAACCCGAGCTTCGCCGACATGTTGGCGCATCTACGGCGCCAAAGCTGGACCTTGTGGGTTTCTGA
- a CDS encoding SEC-C domain-containing protein yields MSRPASPKRPAIIRVQTQQRASEMMQLCDEHGVKVIVGIEPDKPEDISDVTRLLHPFQPVRRASHIGRNESCPCGSGRKFKKCCLRNTANPPG; encoded by the coding sequence ATGAGCCGACCCGCAAGTCCCAAACGTCCCGCCATCATACGGGTGCAAACCCAACAGCGGGCTTCAGAAATGATGCAGCTGTGCGATGAACATGGCGTCAAGGTCATCGTGGGCATCGAGCCGGACAAACCCGAAGACATCAGCGATGTGACGCGGCTGCTGCACCCGTTCCAACCTGTCAGACGAGCTAGCCACATCGGACGCAACGAGTCCTGCCCCTGCGGCAGTGGCAGGAAGTTCAAGAAATGCTGCCTCCGAAACACCGCCAATCCGCCAGGCTAG
- a CDS encoding undecaprenyl-diphosphate phosphatase, with the protein MSLLAGNGVGLAIALGLVQGATEFLPVSSSGHLVVMSMLWDAPTPSLALMVLLHAATLLSTLLVFGRDIGSIVLCAARGLRSPSLLRDSDEGRFMLGLGAATLATAVVGLTLEPWVQQWSSLRWLVGLCFLGSAVALVMTRRHHGLGDHLSLRAAVLVGAAQGLAALPGLSRSGVTMAVAMWLGLNPAAAFRYSFLLSVPVIAGASVLELGKPENFSALGTDAFVGGATALVVGYAALLALRALVGRGQLWTFATYLVPLGTALLIADLVGHVTN; encoded by the coding sequence GTGTCCTTACTCGCGGGCAACGGAGTTGGTCTTGCAATCGCTTTGGGGCTGGTCCAGGGCGCGACCGAGTTCCTGCCCGTCTCGAGCAGCGGACATCTCGTGGTGATGTCGATGCTATGGGATGCACCAACGCCCTCGCTGGCGCTGATGGTGCTGCTGCACGCGGCTACGTTGCTGTCGACGCTGCTGGTCTTCGGCAGGGATATCGGGTCCATCGTGTTGTGCGCAGCGCGGGGACTCCGATCGCCCTCGCTGCTGCGGGACAGCGACGAAGGTCGATTCATGCTGGGCCTCGGCGCCGCGACGTTGGCGACCGCCGTGGTAGGACTCACGCTTGAGCCATGGGTGCAGCAGTGGTCGTCGTTACGCTGGCTCGTCGGCCTGTGCTTTCTTGGCTCTGCCGTGGCGCTGGTTATGACCCGTCGCCACCACGGGTTGGGCGACCACCTGTCGCTGCGGGCTGCCGTGCTGGTGGGCGCGGCCCAGGGTTTGGCTGCGCTGCCCGGGCTTAGCCGCAGCGGCGTGACCATGGCTGTCGCCATGTGGCTGGGGCTCAACCCTGCTGCTGCCTTTCGCTACTCCTTTCTCCTGTCGGTCCCCGTGATCGCGGGTGCCAGCGTGCTCGAGCTGGGCAAGCCCGAGAACTTCAGTGCGCTCGGAACCGATGCCTTTGTGGGTGGCGCGACGGCGCTGGTCGTAGGCTACGCCGCGCTGCTCGCCCTGCGGGCGCTCGTCGGTCGTGGCCAGTTGTGGACCTTCGCAACCTACCTGGTTCCCCTGGGAACGGCCCTGCTGATCGCCGATCTTGTGGGACACGTAACGAACTAG